In the genome of Paramisgurnus dabryanus chromosome 18, PD_genome_1.1, whole genome shotgun sequence, one region contains:
- the ankhd1 gene encoding ankyrin repeat and KH domain-containing protein 1 isoform X6, translated as MQDAVAGTAMLTDGFEDEIDSVTPRSPALGMGVGATPGAGLGGLGIGVGGKKVRLFGDAGGPTTDRLDFKLTAAAVLSSGPGSGSDEDEVSEVESFILDQEDLDNPVLKTASELLLSSAADGADLRTVDPETQARLEALLEAAGIGKLSTPDGKAFADPEVLRRLTSSVSCALDEAAAALTRMRAENTLNASQADNLVIFSRSLAEACSDGDVNAVRKLLDEGRSVNEHTEEGESLLCLACSAGYYELAQVLLAMHANVEDRGIKGDITPLMAAASGGYVDIVKLLLVHGADVNAQSSTGNTALTYACAGGFLDVVKVLLKEGANIEDHNENGHTPLMEAASAGHVEVARVLLEYGAGINTHSNEFKESALTLACYKGHLDMVRFLLEAGADQEHKTDEMHTALMEACMDGHVEVARLLLDSGAQVNMPADSFESPLTLAACGGHVELAALLIERGANLEEVNDEGYTPLMEAAREGHEEMVALLLAQGANINAQTEETQETALTLACCGGFLEVADFLIKAGADIELGCSTPLMEAAQEGHLELVKYLLAAGANVHATTATGDTALTYACENGHTDVADVLLQTGADLEHESEGGRTPLMKAARAGHLCTVQFLISKGANVNRATANNDHTVVSLACAGGHLAVVELLLAHGADPTHRLKDGSTMLIEAAKGGHTNVVSYLLDYPNNILSVPAPDLSQLTPPSHDTSQAPRVPFQALAMVVPPQEPDRVPSTIPTPPPVTSKGPSKQRLGSLQSNSVASGGLDADLLPPFHPYQPLECIVEETEGKLNELGQRISAIEKAQLQSLELIQGEPLTKDKIEELKKSREEQVQKKKKILKELQKVERQLQLKTQQQLTKEYMETKGLKDELGQAAGVEMPGTPLPLQATQLGTDLDDCCREEDHRPISANEEEANEDDDDDEEEDDDDDEEDTDCAKLPQVDTILYREAVQPPPPPPPQNQALQSPPLQTSFVPIQPLATQQSTDFSNAEYPESSSPDLQRVLLGQQLTGLGPGLLTQAPDGLMVATPAQTLTDTLDDIMAAVNSRVPVVNTTTSPSPQPSVQTPINTVSPSSMLPLYPSVDIDAHTESNHDTALTLACAGGHEELVSVLIARGANIEHRDKKGFTPLILAATAGHVGVVEILLDKGGDIEAQSERTKDTPLSLACSGGRQEVVELLLLRGANKEHRNVSDYTPLSLAASGGYVNIIKILLNAGAEINSRTGSKLGISPLMLAAMNGHVPAVKLLLDMGSDINAQIETNRNTALTLACFQGRAEVVSLLLDRKANVEHRAKTGLTPLMEAASGGYAEVGRVLLDKGADVNAPPVPSSRDTALTIAADKGHYKFCELLISRGAHIDVRNKKGNTPLWLAANGGHFDVVQLLVQAGADVDAADNRKITPLMAAFRKGHVKVVQYLVKEVNQFPSDIECMRYIATIADKELLKKCHQCMETIVKAKDQQAAEANKNASILLKELDLEKSREESKKQALAAKREKRKEKRKKKKEEQKRKLEEEEAKVKEVYPEMDDQKEDSSEEVEVPIEPPSATTTTTIGISATSATFTNTFGKKRANVATTPSTNRKNKKNKTKDSPSEPIILQDPQVALAQQNASKNKIHGEPRGGGAPGGTSDSDNLDSTDCNSESSTGSKSQELGDPPSSSSFSSFSLSAPPGSSHLQTATEKRHGQSLQSSREEKVTVSISKPQPKSHEIHSDLTPSSLPSSFKTISLPVTSPNSKMNLTSPKRGQKREEGWKEVVRRSKKLSVPASVVSRIMGRGGCNITAIQDVTGAHIDVDKQKDKNGERMITIRGGTESTRHAVQLINALIQDPAKELEDLIPRNHIRPPGTNTKISSTYTTSTGATSTTAASSKGLPSVVPAAGVSFQSSSNSTAQQAGKLGKNMAQGVRPPFVSLPPLAYAHPQLALLAAQTMHHIRHPRLPMAQFGGTFSSSPNTWGPFPVRPVSPGSANSSPKHSGNSALRPISSAALHAEHSAPPTSSTSAPTASTTTSPTSTAPTNTSTPSSVRKQLFSTEPKLGAGMSVATTVNSAPPAQVAQSPISCVPTTPTTPPPPPTPIAPPPQHPTPPKLEPAGLSTPAKEKPVTELAQSSASDGPSSSAPLHFTSSPSGPSALPVQPESRQQLPPHFPSTTEPSSSSSSQPGSSHPVTRLPLPTCSSTVVTNTSSTLPHYASPAVPGVSPRMQPPSPYYTMPPGALQEQQFVPPGASQEPLKQQQQQQQAQPPMGGTGMPPPSLSMSSTIGMINGSQMHLHSGKAQLPPNFGPAALFNHFSSIFDNNQVGNNQVWGACHLPTRTPPEQAYNAQTAAYIAGVGQMESVMPPDGSKAPGYRCSSHRMVSSPIGMHPMDPAGNSMSSSAALTSFTTSMSASPVFLQGPAPVGTPSFSRQHFSPHPWSASTSCESPAPSVSSGASSPLCTSTVTPALIQAKPSSSNQQDRKVPPPIGTERLARIRQTGSVNHTMLPTSYTPPVGQGGIWSFGVGSASETMSGWSQPLMGGPVMHQQMQEQSAFSQHQAMERDDTGIVAPSNTFHQPLPTNFMDFPKGLPMSMYGGAMIPPHPQMAEAPGGPVYNGLHTSDPAWNPILKVVPNSAENSDPQQVWPGTWAPHVGNVHLNHVN; from the exons GTGGAATCGTTTATACTCGACCAGGAAGATCTGGATAACCCCGTACTAAAGACGGCGTCAGAGCTGCTCTTATCCAGCGCTGCAGACGGAGCTGACCTCAGAACAGTAGACCCAGAAACACAGGCCCGGCTCGAGGCGTTACTAGAAGCAGCAG GCATTGGTAAACTCTCCACTCCCGATGGCAAAGCCTTTGCAGATCCAGAGGTGTTACGCCGACTGACGTCGTCGGTGAGCTGCGCGCTGGACGAGGCCGCCGCCGCCCTCACCCGCATGAGGGCAGAAAACACGCTCAACGCCAGCCAGGCCGACAA TCTGGTTATTTTTAGCCGTAGCCTGGCTGAGGCCTGCTCGGACGGCGACGTGAACGCAGTGCGGAAGCTGTTAGACGAGGGACGCAGCGTCAACGAACACACAGAGGAGGGCGAGAGCTTGCTGTGTCTGGCCTGCTCCGCTGGATACTATGAGCTCGCACAG GTCTTGCTGGCCATGCACGCTAACGTGGAGGACAGAGGAATCAAGGGAGACATCACGCCACTTATGGCTGCTGCAAGCGGCGGTTACGTCGACATCGTCAAACTGCTCCTGGTGCACGGAGCTGACGTTAACGCACAGTCCTCAACAG GGAACACAGCGCTGACTTATGCATGTGCGGGAGGTTTTCTGGATGTTGTAAAGGTGTTGCTCAAGGAGGGTGCCAACATTGAAGATCACAACGAGAACGGTCACACTCCTCTGATGGAGGCTGCCAGTGCAGGCCACGTGGAGGTCGCTCGCGTGCTCCTGGAGTATGGTGCTGGAATCAATACACACTCCAACGAGTTTAAGGAGAGCGCGCTCACGCTCGCCTGCTATAAAG GGCACTTAGACATGGTCAGGTTTCTTTTAGAAGCAGGAGCCGACCAGGAGCACAAGACAGATGAGATGCACACAGCACTCATGGAGGCCTGCATG GATGGGCATGTAGAGGTGGCAAGGCTGCTGTTGGATAGCGGGGCACAGGTAAACATGCCCGCTGACTCATTTGAGTCCCCACTGACGCTGGCTGCCTGCGGAGGACATGTGGAGCTGGCAGCGTTGCTGATCGAGAGGGGAGCTAACCTCGAGGAGGTTAACGATGAGGGCTACACTCCACTGATGGAGGCAGCCCGTGAGGGCCACGAAGAGATGGTTGCACTGCTCCTGGCACAAG GTGCAAATATTAACGCTCAGACAGAGGAGACGCAGGAGACGGCGCTGACTCTAGCATGTTGCGGGGGTTTTCTGGAGGTGGCTGATTTCCTCATCAAAGCTGGGGCGGACATTGAGCTGGGATGCTCTACACCGCTTATGGAGGCTGCACAGGAGGGGCATCTAGAGCTGGTCAAATACTTGTTGGCTGCAG GGGCTAACGTTCATGCCACCACAGCCACGGGTGACACAGCTTTGACATATGCTTGTGAGAATGGACACACAGATGTTGCTGATGTGCTGCTACAGACAGGGGCCGACCTG gAACATGAATCAGAAGGGGGCAGGACTCCACTGATGAAAGCAGCCAGAGCAGGACACCTGTGTACTGTGCAGTTCCTCATCAGCAAAG GTGCTAATGTGAATAGAGCCACAGCCAACAATGACCACACAGTTGTCTCTCTTGCCTGTGCTGGGGGACATTTGGCCGTGGTGGAGCTGTTGTTGGCCCATGGAGCAGACCCAACCCACAGACTGAAG GATGGCTCCACAATGCTGATTGAAGCTGCTAAAGGGGGTCACACTAATGTGGTGTCCTACCTGCTAGACTACCCAAACAACATTCTGTCAGTCCCTGCCCCAGATCTCTCCCAGCTCACACCCCCCTCTCATGACACTTCTCAg GCCCCTCGAGTCCCATTCCAAGCCCTGGCTATGGTGGTGCCACCCCAGGAGCCAGACAGAGTGCCCTCCACAATCCCCACACCCCCACCCGTGACAAGCAAAG GTCCGTCCAAGCAGAGACTGGGCTCCCTTCAGAGCAACTCTGTGGCCTCAGGTGGCCTAGACGCTGACCTGCTGCCCCCTTTCCACCCCTATCAGCCCCTGGAGTGCATCGTTGAAGAGACCGAGGGCAAGCTGAACGAGCTGGGCCAGCGCATCAGCGCCATCGAGAAGGCACAGCTTCAGTCGCTCGAGCTCATCCAGGGCGAGCCGCTCACCAAAGACAAGATCGAGGAGCTAAAGAAGAGTCGTGAGGAGCAGGtgcagaagaagaagaagatccTGAAGGAGTTGCAGAAGGTCGAGCGGCAGCTGCAGCTGAAGACGCAGCAGCAGCTCACCAAAGAATACATGGAGACCAAGGGGCTCAAGGATGAGCTGGGCCAGGCGGCAGGGGTGGAGATGCCCGGCACCCCCCTGCCCCTGCAGGCCACACAGCTGGGCACTGATCTCGATGATTGCTGCAGAGAGGAGGACCACCGGCCCATCTCCGCAAATGAGGAGGAGGCTaatgaggatgatgatgatgatgaagaggaGGATGACGACGACGACGAAGAGGACACCGACTGTGCCAAGCTGCCCCAGGTGGATACTATTCTCTACAGAGAGGCAGTGCAGCCCCCTCCGCCTCCACCTCCTCAAAATCAGGCCCTACAGAGTCCCCCATTGCAGACCAGTTTCGTTCCCATCCAGCCTTTGGCCACACAGCAGTCCACAGACTTCAGTAACGCCGAGTACCCAGAAAGCAGCAGTCCAGACCTGCAGAGGGTGTTGCTGGGCCAGCAGCTGACAGGGTTGGGGCCAGGGCTTCTCACACAGGCACCCGACGGACTCATGGTGGCCACACCCGCGCAGACGCTCACAGACACGCTTGATGACATCATGGCGG CTGTCAACAGCAGAGTTCCTGTGGTAAACACTACAACTTCACCCTCTCCTCAGCCCTCCGTACAGACGCCCATCAACACGGTCTCCCCGTCCTCCATGCTCCCCCTCTACCCCTCAGTGGACATTGACGCACAT ACGGAGAGTAATCATGACACGGCACTGACGCTGGCCTGTGCAGGTGGCCATGAAGAGCTTGTCTCAGTGCTCATTGCACGCGGGGCCAACATCGAACATCGGGACAAGAAGG GGTTCACTCCCCTGATCCTAGCTGCCACTGCCGGCCATGTCGGTGTGGTGGAGATCCTGCTGGACAAAGGAGGAGACATTGAAGCTCAGTCTGAGAGGACCAAAGACACTCCTTTGTCGCTCGCCTGCTCAGGTGGCAGACAAGAG GTGGTGGAGCTATTGTTGCTCCGTGGGGCTAATAAGGAGCACCGAAATGTGTCTGACTACACCCCGCTCAGCTTGGCAGCCTCAGGGGGCTACGTCAACATCATCAAGATCCTCCTGAATGCtggtgcagagatcaactccaG GACTGGCAGTAAGCTGGGCATTTCTCCACTCATGTTGGCGGCCATGAACGGCCACGTGCCTGCGGTGAAGCTGCTGTTGGACATGGGATCAGACATCAACGCTCAGATAGAGACCAATCGCAACACAGCACTGACATTGGCCTGCTTTCAGGGCCGAGCAGAGGTTGTCAGCCTGCTGCTGGACCGAAAGGCCAACGTGGAACATCGGGCCAAG ACGGGTCTTACCCCTCTCATGGAGGCTGCGTCCGGCGGTTATGCTGAAGTGGGTCGTGTGCTTTTGGATAAAGGGGCAGATGTCAATGCCCCTCCTGTTCCCTCCTCCCGTGACACTGCCCTCACCATTGCTGCAGACAAGGGGCACTACAAGTTCTGTGAGCTTCTCATTAGCAG GGGTGCTCACATTGACGTGCGAAATAAGAAGGGGAACACCCCTTTATGGTTGGCTGCTAACGGGGGACACTTCGACGTTGTGCAGCTGTTGGTACAGGCGGGAGCAGACGTGGATGCAGCCGACAACCGCAAGATCACCCCCCTCATGGCAGCGTTTCGCAAG GGCCATGTGAAAGTGGTGCAGTACTTGGTGAAGGAAGTCAACCAGTTTCCATCTGACATTGAGTGCATGAGATATATTGCAACCATAGCAGATAAG GAACTGCTAAAGAAGTGTCATCAGTGCATGGAAACCATTGTCAAAGCCAAAGATCAGCAGGCTGCTGAGGCCAACAAGAACGCCAGCATTCTGCTTAAAGAGCTTGATCTTGAGAAG TCTCGTGAAgaaagtaaaaagcaggctctTGCTGCGAAACGGGAGAAGAGAAAGGAGAAGCGCAAGAAAAAGAAGGAAGAGCAGAAGAGGAAGTTGGAGGAAGAGGAGGCAAAAGTGAAAGAGGTTTATCCGGAGATGGATGATCAGAAGGAGGACTCCTCTGAAG AGGTGGAGGTTCCAATTGAGCCCCCAAGTGCTACCACCACCACAACCATTGGTATCTCCGCCACCTCCGCAACATTCACCAACACTTTCGGCAAAAAACGAGCGAATGTGGCCACTACACCGAGCACCAATCGTAAGAACAAAAAGAACAAGACCAAGGATTCTCCTAGTGAGCCCATCATCCTACAAGACCCACAAGTGGCGCTGGCGCAGCAGAATGCCTCCAAAAATAAGATCCACGGTGAGCCCCGAGGGGGTGGGGCACCGGGAGGCACCAGCGACTCGGATAATCTAGACAGCACTGACTGCAACAGTGAAAGCAGTACTGGCAGTAAGAGTCAGGAGCTCGGCGACCCGCCCTCATCATCATCCTTTTCCTCCTTCTCCCTCTCAGCCCCTCCAGGCTCCAGCCACCTCCAGACTGCAACTGAGAAGAGACATGGGCAATCGCTGCAGAGCTCTCGTGAGGAGAAGGTCACCGTGTCCATCTCCAAACCACAGCCGAA ATCTCATGAGATCCACAGTGACTTGACTCCCAGTTCCCTGCCCTCATCGTTCAAGACCATTTCACTGCCAGTCACATCACCCAACAGTAAGATGAACCTCACCAGCCCTAAAAGGGGCCAGAAGAGAGAAGAGGGATGGAAAGAGGTGGTTCGGAG ATCCAAGAAACTCTCAGTCCCTGCCTCAGTGGTGTCCCGGATTATGGGTCGAGGTGGCTGCAACATTACAGCCATCCAAGACGTTACAGGGGCGCACATTGATGTGGACAAACAGAAAGACAAGAATGGAGAGAGAATGATCACAATCAG AGGAGGCACAGAGTCTACACGGCATGCTGTACAGCTTATCAACGCGCTGATACAGGATCCCGCCAAAGAGCTGGAGGATCTCATCCCCCGTAATCATATCCGGCCACCTGGCACCAACACCAAAATCAGCTCCACCTACACCACCTCCACTGGGGCAACAAGCACTACAGCAGCCAGTTCAAAAGGCCTCCCGTCTGTGGTGCCCGCAGCCGGTGTATCTTTCCAATCATCCTCCAACTCTACGGCTCAGCAGGCTGGGAAATTAGGCAAAAATATGGCACAGGGTGTAAGGCCCCCTTTCGTGTCTTTGCCACCTCTTGCTTATGCTCATCCTCAGCTGGCCCTTCTAGCAGCCCAGACTATGCATCACATCCGTCACCCTCGTTTGCCCATGGCACAATTCGGCGGCACTTTCTCATCCTCTCCCAACACGTGGGGTCCATTTCCTGTGCGTCCTGTGAGCCCTGGTAGTGCTAACAGCTCCCCTAAACACAGTGGCAATTCAGCACTACGTCCCATCAGCTCTGCTGCGCTTCACGCCGAGCACTCTGCTCCACCAACGTCCAGCACCTCGGCTCCTACTGCCTCTACCACCACCTCTCCTACCAGTACTGCGCCTACCAACACCTCCACGCCTTCCTCTGTCAGAAAGCAGCTCTTCTCAACAGAGCCCAAGTTAGGGGCTGGAATGTCCGTGGCCACCACCGTCAACAGCGCCCCGCCGGCACAAGTTGCTCAATCTCCCATCAGCTGCGTTCCGACCACCCCTACAACTCCACCCCCTCCACCTACGCCCATCGCTCCACCACCACAGCATCCTACACCGCCCAAGCTTGAGCCTGCCGGCCTCAGCACCCCTGCTAAAGAAAAGCCTGTCACAGAGCTTGCACAATCCAGTGCATCTGATGGCCCTAGCTCCTCTGCACCCCTGCATTTCACCTCCTCTCCATCAGGTCCTTCAGCGCTGCCCGTACAGCCCGAGAGCCGACAGCAGCTTCCACCACACTTTCCCTCCACCACAGAACCCAGTTCCTCTTCTTCATCTCAACCAGGGTCATCTCATCCTGTCACGCGCCTCCCTCTTCCCACCTGCAGTAGCACAGTAGTCACTAACACCAGCAGCACCTTACCTCATTACGCCTCCCCCGCCGTGCCCGGTGTGTCCCCACGCATGCAGCCTCCGTCACCCTACTACACTATGCCGCCGGGTGCCCTGCAGGAGCAGCAGTTCGTGCCTCCAGGAGCCTCACAGGAGCCTCTCAAacagcagcagcaacaacaacagGCTCAGCCCCCTATGGGTGGGACTGGCATGCCGCCTCCCTCTCTATCAATGTCCTCCACCATTGGCATGATAAATGGTTCTCAAATGCACCTGCACAGCGGAAAAGCGCAACTACCCCCTAACTTTGGCCCCGCTGCTCTCTTCAATCACTTTAGCAGCATCTTCGACAACAACCAGGTGGGAAACAACCAGGTTTGGGGGGCCTGCCATCTGCCCACACGCACCCCACCTGAGCAGGCCTACAACGCGCAAACCGCTGCCTACATAGCGGGAGTGGGGCAAATGGAAAGTGTCATGCCTCCTGATGGCTCTAAAGCTCCAGGGTATCGCTGCTCCTCACATAGGATGGTCTCCAGTCCCATTG GAATGCACCCAATGGACCCGGCAGGTAATTCCATGTCCTCGTCTGCTGCGCTCACCAGCTTTACCACAAGCATGTCTGCCAGCCCTGTGTTTCTGCAAGGTCCGGCTCCAGTGGGCACACCCTCTTTCAGTCGCCAGCACTTCTCTCCCCATCCCTGGAGTGCCTCGACTTCCT GTGAGTCTCCAGCGCCCTCTGTGTCCTCTGGGGCATCTTCACCTCTTTGCACATCCACAGTGACTCCTGCTCTGATACAGGCAAAACCAAGTAGCTCCAACCAGCAGGATCGCAAAGTGCCCCCTCCCATTGGAACCGAGCGCCTGGCCCGTATCCGACAAACCGGCTCTGTCAACCACACAATGCTACCCACCAGCTACACCCCACCAGTTGGACAGGGTGGCATTTGGTCTTTTGGAGTGGGCAGTGCCTCTG AGACGATGTCGGGTTGGTCTCAGCCCCTGATGGGAGGGCCAGTGATGCACCAGCAGATGCAGGAGCAGTCGGCTTTCTCTCAACACCAGGCTATGGAACGGGATGACACTGGGATTGTGGCTCCTTCTAACACTTTCCATCAACCTCTTCCCACCAACTTCATGGATTTTCCAAAG GGTCTGCCAATGTCAATGTATGGTGGCGCAATGATCCCACCTCACCCTCAAATGGCGGAGGCTCCCGGAGGCCCCGTATACAATGGCCTTCACACTTCTGACCCTGCCTGGAATCCCATCCTAAAGGTTGTTCCCAACTCTGCTGAAAATTCAGACCCACAGCAG GTATGGCCAGGAACTTGGGCCCCGCATGTGGGAAACGTGCATCTGAACCATGTCAACTAA